A portion of the Oncorhynchus masou masou isolate Uvic2021 chromosome 11, UVic_Omas_1.1, whole genome shotgun sequence genome contains these proteins:
- the LOC135547906 gene encoding zinc finger and BTB domain-containing protein 26-like — protein sequence MSSSFSDTLQFRFSSPVHDDSILQKMSLLREDRRFCDVTLVLGSGSFRFPGHRVVLAASSAFLRDQFLLHEGSRELLVTVVPSAEVGHRLLLSCYTGHLEVPLRELVSYLTAASALQMSHVVERCAQAVSQYLDPTLAHLKLERSPETEGTPLPPPDSVKPQPSSASLDEGEMEGETQEDPEDRDHSLASEDTPDSVHMVHANSPYANSTYANSTYTNSTYPYSPYPYPTGAHRRKQRPPTPCREYRKRTFSPAGSPAHSSSGLADSSQDQEVDGDSGEDIYMLAARHMQGVGGGSPESSFRVLTGAEFSGRGQEMLLQRPYLCRKCDRGFHHLDSYVGHLKEHRLYPCLLCGKSFSQKSNLTRHIRVHTGVKPFQCPLCHKTFSQKATLQDHLNLHTGDKPHKCNYCAIHFAHKPGLRRHLKDIHGKSSLQNMFEEVV from the exons ATGTCATCTTCATTCTCAGACACTCTCCAGTTCCGTTTCTCCAGCCCAGTCCACGATGACTCCATCCTGCAAAAGATGAGCCTGCTGAGAGAGGACCGACGCTTCTGTGACGTCACCCTCGTCCTCGGATCAGGGTCGTTCCGCTTCCCGGGTCACCGGGTGGTCCTGGCGGCCTCCTCTGCCTTCCTCCGGGACCAATTCCTGCTGCACGAGGGGAGCCGGGAGCTGCTGGTGACTGTGGTGCCCAGTGCGGAGGTAGGCCATCGGCTGCTCCTGTCCTGTTACACAGGCCACCTGGAGGTCCCTCTGAGGGAGCTGGTCAGCTATCTGACGGCAGCGAGCGCACTGCAGATGAGCCACGTGGTGGAGAGGTGTGCCCAGGCCGTCTCTCAGTACCTGGACCCCACCCTTGCCCACCTGAAGCTGGAGAGGAGCCCAGAGACCGAGGGAACCCCTCTACCACCACCAGACAGCGTTAAACCCCAACCCAGCTCAGCAAGTCTGGacgagggggagatggagggggagaccCAGGAGGACCCAGAGGACAGGGACCACAGCCTGGCCTCAGAAGACACTCCTGACAGTGTCCACATGGTACACGCTAACAGCCCGTACGCTAACAGCACGTACGCTAACAGCACGTACACTAACAGCACGTACCCTTACAGCCCGTACCCTTACCCGACGGGCGCACACAGACGCAAGCAGCGCCCGCCCACGCCATGCAGAGAGTATAGGAAGAGGACCTTCTCCCCAGCAGGAAGTCCTGCCCACAGCAGTTCAGGATTGGCTGACAGCTCCCAGGACCAGGAAGTGGACGGGGACTCTGGAGAGGACATATACATGCTTGCTGCTCGTCATATGCAGGGCGTTGGGGGCGGGTCTCCCGAGTCCTCCTTTAGAGTTCTGACGGGGGCAGAGTTTTCAGGACGGGGACAGGAGATGCTCCTCCAGAGACCCTACCTGTGCAGGAAGTGTGACCGAGGGTTCCACCACCTGGACAGCTACGTGGGACACCTAAAGGAACACAGGCTCTACCCGTGTCTTCTCTGTGGGAAGAGCTTCAGCCAGAAAAGCAACCTGACCCGACACATCAGGGTTCACACAGGGGTCAAGCCTTTCCAG TGCCCGCTTTGCCACAAGACCTTTTCCCAGAAGGCCACACTGCAAGACCACCTTAACCTCCACACAGGGGACAAGCCACACAAGTGCAACTACTGCGCCATCCACTTCGCACACAAACCAGGCCTCCGGCGCCACCTCAAGGACATCCATGGCAAGAGCAGCCTTCAGAACATGTTTGAGGAGGTGGTGTGA